A window of the Linepithema humile isolate Giens D197 chromosome 4, Lhum_UNIL_v1.0, whole genome shotgun sequence genome harbors these coding sequences:
- the LOC136999618 gene encoding very long chain fatty acid elongase 7-like: MGWQDIYNYYIVELSKPLTRNWPIISSPFEVTFITLAYLYFVLSFGPRYMKNKPPYKLKTFILVYNIMQILANIWIVKEHITNGWFSKYTFRCFTSDPTSPSAIRLFNLVWWILLLKFLDYLETCIFVLRKKQNQVSGLHVYHHVSNVAFIWYFLKYYLDERLTFIPLINCSVHVIMYIYYFLAAWNSKLQKSLLPIKLYITRIQLVQFFAILIISSQALLPSCDMRIGYAIVIFTINILIFIYLFFDFYKKNYMWKQKTQ, translated from the exons ATGGGGTGgcaagatatttataattattacatagtAGAATTATCGA agcCACTAACTCGCAATTGGCCGATTATAAGTTCACCTTTCGAAGTTACATTTATAACTCTTGCTTACTTGTATTTCGTTCTTAGCTTCGGTCCTCGctacatgaaaaataaaccACCATATAAGCTGAAAACCTTCATATTAGTCTAcaatataatgcaaatattgGCAAACATTTGGATAGTAAAAGAACACATAACTAATGGTTGGTTTTCGAAATATACTTTTAGATGTTTTACATCAGATCCAACTTCGCCTAGTGCAATTAga CTCTTCAATTTGGTGTGGTGGAttctattattgaaatttttagattatctTGAAACCTGTATATTTGtgttaagaaaaaaacagaatCAGGTTTCTGGTTTGCATGTATACCATCACGTGTCAAACGTAGCTTTCATCtggtattttttaaaatattatttagacgAAAGATTAACATTTATTCCCTTGATTAATTGTTCTGTGcatgtaattatgtatatttattattttttggctGCGTGGAATTCAAAACTTCAAAAAAGTCTCCTCCctattaaactatatataacAAGGATACAATTG GTGCAAttctttgcaatattaataataagctCGCAAGCTTTATTGCCCTCCTGTGATATGAGAATTGGATACgctattgttatttttactataaatatattgatatttatttatttattctttgatttttataaaaaaaattatatgtggaaacaaaaaacacaataa